The Pedobacter roseus genome contains a region encoding:
- a CDS encoding CoA-binding protein: protein MKKTLIIGASPDPSRYSYKAAHMLKRFNHDIVNVGIKKGEVAGVEIEKPGEIHNDIDTITLYIGPALQPQYHDYILSTKPKRVIFNPGTENYELEKLLDQHDIEPVEACTLVLLSTGQY, encoded by the coding sequence ATGAAAAAGACATTAATAATTGGCGCTTCGCCAGATCCATCAAGATATTCGTACAAAGCCGCTCACATGCTTAAGCGTTTCAACCACGACATTGTTAACGTTGGAATAAAAAAAGGAGAAGTTGCAGGTGTTGAAATTGAAAAACCAGGAGAGATCCATAATGATATCGATACCATCACCTTATATATAGGTCCTGCATTGCAGCCACAATACCACGATTATATTTTGTCTACAAAACCAAAGCGGGTAATCTTCAACCCCGGGACTGAAAATTACGAACTGGAGAAATTATTGGATCAGCATGATATAGAACCTGTTGAAGCCTGTACTTTAGTGTTGCTGAGTACAGGACAATATTAA